The Callospermophilus lateralis isolate mCalLat2 chromosome 4, mCalLat2.hap1, whole genome shotgun sequence genomic interval ATGTTGGATACTGAAAGtgctaaaaggaaaaataagagaagggaattaGGAGAATAGGTATCTGTATGGAGAGGCAGAGGGTTGAAATTATAGATAGGGTGGCCAGGGAGCCCCTTGGGAGGGACATTTAGTTAAGACTTAAAGGAAATAAGGGAGTGTGTCTTAGGCCCAGAAGAAGGCCTGGCTAGTGCTCATGCTGTGACCTGGAGCATGCCGGGTAAGATGCAGGGGACACTGAGAAGGTCATAGAGCCTCAGGGCCGAGTGAACAGGGTGATGAGGCCAAACATGTGGGGCCTTGAGGTCCTAAGAAAAGTGGCCTTTCCAGGGTAGGATGGGGAGCCCCTGAAGGGCGTTGAGCAGAAGGAGTGGCATGCCCCGGCTCTTGCCTTGAAGAGCTTGATGTGACcagggtgagggcagggaggagaGTTAGGAGACAGGAGTTGATGGTGACGTGGACCAAGAGGCATCAGGGTGTGGTGAGAAATGGTTGGGTTTAGGTTATATTTTGAGAGTTGAACTCCAAAGACTCGCTGATTAATATGATGTGGAGTGTGGGAGAAAGGAGGCAAGGAGGGCAGGTTCCCTCCAACTGGCAACTGCAAGGATGAAGGTGACTTCGTCCTTCATAACCTCAGGACTGTAGTGAGGACAACTGGGTGGACCGGGTGTGGAGCTGGATCCTCAATGCGCGGATCCCATCCCGCTGTCCTTGTGATCCTGTTGGAGAGCCAGAGTAGAGATGTGGGGAAGGAACGCGCAAATACGCATCTGAAGTTCAAGAAAGGGTTCCAAGCTGAGCATGATGAGCATCTGAACAGGGTTTCCCACCATGAGCGGGAGAAGCTCCCTTAAAGAGGGAGCTAGCCGTGAGATCTGCAAATGGAACCCCATGCTTCCAGTGCTCAGAAGTCCTGGAAGTTAGGGGGACCCAGCAAAGGCTAGAGGGAGGGGGAGACCAGGCAAATGTGATATTCTGGAAGCCATAAGATATGTTTGAAGGGGAGAGAGTGATCACCCTTCAGATAAGGACTATCCAGTGACTTAGAGGGTGGAGTGGGAGACAGTCTGGGGATGCAAGATGATGGCTGTGGAGACCCCAGGAACTGAACCATCATCGAGCAAGGTGCCTCAGGAGCCCAGAGAAGAGAGCACTTAAGAGGAGGGACCACTGCTCTGGTGTCCGTGGCCCTCTGTACCTGATGGCAGGAATAGGCCACATGTGCCTCCTCCCCAGAGTGGTCAGCTCAGTGACTTGCTCATGCTCTCCATAGAGGTAGAAGACAGTACAGGCTGTGCCCTGGATGAGCCTTAGATGGGGATGGGGATCATCTGAGAGAGTACAGACCGAAAGATGACCGTtgtcctttctttctccctgaacATCAATCATCTGGCCTTGACCCCAGACCACACGACTGGGAAAAAGAAGGCTCCATAGTCACATACCTGCAAGATGCTGCCCAAAGCTCCTGGCAAGAGGAGGTCACGCAAGGCCCACACTCACTCCAGAGAACCATCACCACTGTCCGAGGGCTGGAGCCCAGCGGGTCTCAGGAGTATGAACACATGCGGATGGAACAGCCAGAGGCGGGGAGCTCCCAGGCAGACAGGGAACAGAGCCGACAGGGCCACACGGAGTGGTCGCAGGCGGCGGGGAGCATCTTCTCCCAGGTGATGCAGGTGAGGCCCACAGGGAGCCTCCTCCCCTTGTTCTTTTCCAGCATCAGAAAAGAAACCCTGAGGCAAGCTGTGTCCTTTCTTTAAAAGTTGCAGTGGAGACCTTGCGTTCTCTAAGAGTAAGGACTCAAGGTCACAGTCCACCTCTCTGCCTCCTTGACCTCTGCTGGAGGAAGGGTGGCCTCACAGAGTAGTTGTCATCCATCTCAACAACATGGCAGCCTGGTGCTCATTCCCATTTGGCCAATGATGATCAGAATGGCTGGGAAGCTTGCCCAAGGCCTCACTTGCCCAGGAGGGCTTGAGCTAAGCCTTTAGTGACCCCAATACCTTGGGTTTTGTTAGTTGTCTTTGTTGGTCATGCTAAGTTGTTTTAATTGGTATATAATGATACGTAACAGGGGAATTGGTTGTTATGAACTTGCACGTGCATGTAACAGAATTTGGTCTATTTTTTCCCTCAGTGTCtcctctttctttcccttcctccttccccttgGCCCCCTTCCTATACTCTACTCTGCTTTTGTTGCCCATTGTGTTTTAGAAAGGGCTTAGAGCCAAACGGGAGAACTGGGCATTAGGCTGACTGGTCTGTATGACCATGTGCAAGCCATTCTCTTCTCAGCACCTCCATGTCCTCTTGGGTAAATGAGGACTTGATTGGAATATCACAGAGCTCATCCAGCTCTGGAATCCCGTGTCTTTTAGGGGTGGCTTATGGGTTGGGAGGTGGTCAGGTAGAGATGGTTCacttctctgctcctcctgctttCTTGGgtgtctccctccctccttccttccctccttccttcccttcctttcttgtGCTTCTCATCCTCTCTTTGGATTTTCCCTGcatttttctccctttcttttctccaatcctccctccctcttcccacCTTCCATGGTTACTCACTCATGGCCAATCTTATTTTACCGGAACCGCAATCCTCTCCCCCCacacattattttgaagcaaatctgaGACATCTTACTAATATGTGTCTTTTTGatttatatatccttataaaactGCATTGCCATTCTGTACGTATGCATTTTTAATATGGATATAGCTGCTATGTGCTGAGCATCTTGGTCACTTTCTCTTTTCACCCAGCACCACTCCCTAATCCAGGAACCGTTTTCTCAGCCTGTCCTTCCTATTTCTATCCTTCTCTCCCCTTTTTACTCCCTGAACCTTAGCCTTGGCAGAAAACCTTTGAGGACTCCAGGACTAGGTTGACTCTACAATGGTTGGGAGCAACTGGCTGTAAAGAACTGCTAGGAATTAAATAGGGTTTTATTTAGAAAGCTTGTCTGCCAAGTATGTGCACTCGGGCAGGACAGACAGTTGTGTTCATTTTTAACCTCAATCCACCCCAGTGCATTCTTTTCCATCAGGCTGTTCCTTGGCATCTACCCCTGCTCCTCCCAGGAAGAAGTGCTGTCCCAGAGCACAGGTGATCCTGATTGGGTCTGTTCTGGATCCCCAGGAAAAGAGAAAGGTGTCGGGGTGTTCTTTTCCACTGCCCCTCTGCAGTTATCCCTTAGTGAGAGGAAAATTGGGGAGCAGAGGAGAAAGCAGGACAGCCCCAGGGAATCACAGAGAGAATGCTTCCAGGTTGTCCACCCAAGTCCCTGGATTacagagaaagaaattgaagaccttGGAGGCCCAGGGCTTTGTCCAGGGTCACCCAGTGAACCAACATCAGGGACAGGAGACTCCCAATCACTTGGTTCCTAGTTCCACATTCTTATGACCAGAAGGAGTGATCAgggccaccatgcccaacctGAAAATGGAGAACCCCATCACCTCCCTAGCCTCAGAGTGACTGGATGTGTGGACCAGTCAGTAATCAGGTGTCAGTAATCAGCTGACAAGACCCCAAGAGAGGATAATGAGGTCCATTGAAGACAATGATTTGTAAAGCTCCCCCCCATTTACTAGTATTACCATTGAATTTCTagaaacgagagagagagagagagagagagagagagagagagagagagagatgccatGTCACATGGGGCTTGGGAGTTGGGCCTGCAATGAATATAACCTGGCTGATTCTTCTGGGATCTGAGTGGAAATATCTGAAAGTGGACTCTTTTTTGGCATGTGGtgttagggatggaacccagagtctCGCACATCCCAGGCAAGGTCTCTACCAcattccgccccccccccccaaccccagttcctggatttgtcTTAGCCTTGTTAAAACTACATGATGGGCCATGACCCGCTCCTTTGCATGTGCTAAGTAAGGGCTTTTGTTTTTCCAGACGTTATCTTGTTGAAATGAGGTCATATTTGGGGtgataggagttttaaatctgacTCTGTCATTTACTTACTTTTTCACTTAGGCAAGTTACTTAAATTCTCTTTGCCTGtttcttttatacaaaatggggaAATTATAGCACATATCTATAGGCTGTTTGTAAGGTTTAACTGAGTTAATGTGTGAAACACATAGAACAATGCCTGCAAAGCAGTGCACAGTGAGGTACATCTATGCCACTATTATCCAGAGTTGCAGTCTTCATAAACTCTGTGGTCCTCACAGCAATTTTAAGAAGGGGTAAGAAAAGCACATTAATTTCCAGCTTATGAATAAGGAAAATTAGGCACTGAGAAGATGCCCCGCTTTCCCAAGACCCCACAGTAAGTGAGTGCAGGGTGTCCCAGGTCTTTATTTTTTCTGCCAACAGGCTGCTACTTAAAAGGGGAACAACCTGACCCAGAAAGTGAAATTCCTTCCAGCCCCAGCTGCTGCGGCTTCATTTGTGAATCAGCTCTGTGCACGCAAGTGTAATACGCGTGGTTCCTGCTCAGTGGGCGTCAGTGTCCTAGCACGGGAAGAGCCTTTAAGGACAGGCCTTAAATAGACACACCAGTTCCATACTGGAGTTCAGGGTTGTCATGCCCTGTAAAGGAGGGGACTGAGGGCTTGTGGGGCTCATAGGAATTACAGATCGGCTTCCAGGTGGCCCCACCACCTGTACTGGACTGCTGCCCTGCTCATTGGGCTGGGCCTGAGCAAATCACTCCCCCTTGaggctatttttaaaataaactcttcACTATCCAGGGTATTAGCTGGTCTCAGCCTCCAGCACAGGCAAACATCATTCTGATGTCTGCAGTAGCAGCCCAGGGAGACACATGAGCAACCACATTCttggaacattttattttgtagaaTCCTTGAATGAGAAATTTTCCTAGGGCAGAACTCCCTCTGTTTTCCATAGGGACAGGCAGGCTGGAAAGGCTAGTGGGCAGGCCCCCCTTCCAGGTCTTCAGTGACTTTGACatgtgctttctgtgtccaggacACAGCACCTGCCGGATTCCTTCTAGCCCAGTTGGACAGCTCCAGCAGCTGGTTTGGGAAGCTAAAATTATAGAAGCCTGACGTCACCGTGGAATTAGGGCAGATCCCGGGGCTGCTCACAGGAGAGGCACTCAGGCCGGCTGTGTAGCAGGAGAAGGCCCATTCTGTCTCCTGCTTGGAGAGATagaaagagacaaagagaaaacaagagagagagagagaaagagagagagaggatggaaGGGGTCGCTGGGGGACTCGTGAGTCCAAGAGGAGAATGAGAGACTGGATCCCTGCAGCAGTCGGGCCCCGGTTTCCCTGGTCCCTGGAGGGTCAGGCTGGTGAGAGGAGGTGAGGATGTGGACTTTCATCACCCAACTCCTGGTCACCCTAGTGCTCCTGGGCTTTTTCCTGGTCAGCTGTCAGAATGTGATGCACATTGTCAAGGGCTCCCTGTGCTTTGTGCTGAAGCACATCCACCAGGAGCTGGACAAGGAGCTGGGGGAGAGCGAGGGCCTGAGTGACGACGAGGAGACCATCTCTACCAGGGTGGTCCGGCGGCGGGTCCTCCTGCAGGTAATGGCCAGGCAGGCGGCAGGATGGGAGCTTGAGGGGAGCACCAGAGgccagggctgaggggacactgtTGTGCTGTGCATGGTGTGGAGCTGGGGGAAAGCACCAGGAAATGTGTTGGAAGAGAAGGACCAGGAAGGCCTCCGGGAATCGGATTCTACACTGGGAGCCAGAGTTGTGTGTGGCTTCTCCTCAGCACCCAGCATGGGGTGACAGCCCAGAAAGCTCTGGGATTCGggccttctctctctcatccagttcTTGTTGCCAACCAGCTTTGGAATTGCGGGCAAGTCACTCTCAGGGTAGCTAGCGATCTGTGGCAGGGCTTCTGGACTGTGGAGTGCtggaaaaattataaaacagtGCCTTACCCACTTCTTCCCTCAGGGTTTCCTCCATCCAACTTGCATAATCATCCCTATTTTGCTGGCTTCCTGGGCTGTTGTAAAGATCAAGCACACCAACCTCTTGCAAGCTCTGGGCCCATCCTGTTTTCAGGCCTTGTGGCCCCACGGGGGCACCGCCCCTGTGCTAGGAGTCCTCTGTTTGGCTGCGGCTACTTGCTGATCTGGAGTTTCCTGCCAGGGTGGGGATTTATTGGATGTGGTTGTTGCTGCCACAGCTCTTTTATGTCCTCAACCTCCATTTATCAATCTTATATATTTTCCCTTTCTCTTATTCCAGGGAAATGAGCTTCAGAATATTCCAGGGGAGCAGGTGACAGAGGAACAATTCACAGATGAGCAGGGCAACATTGTCACCAAGAAGGTGGGTGCAGAGAATACTTTTAGCTGGGGAGAGGCTGGTTGGGGCTAGGAGCTAAATGGCAAAAGAGCATAACTCGGGCCACACCAACAGGGTAGGCATGGCTATGGGCCACCCCAGCGCTCGGGAGGAGCGGTTTAGGTGTGTGTTCTTGGTCTCCAGCAGTTTGGATGTGGCTTTTCTCACAGCCTCTGTGTCCAAACCTAGTCCCTGATGTTTAGCCTCTAAAATAGAGCAGTGTGCTGTCCCCAGCCTACCAGGCATCCCCTCTAATAAGAAGGACCTGGAGATTCACTAAGTAGGTAGCATATATTAACTCACTAGACATGGTTTTGTCTGTCGGGTGTCAGGCCCCATGCTAGCTAGGGGAAACCGGAGAGAGAAAACAGGGAGGATTTTGCATGTGCATCTCAGGATCGCTGCTTGCACTATGGTGGAGCAAGACCTCTTGCCCcgtctttcctccttcctttgggcGGGGTCCGTGTTCTTTTATGTTTTCATCTCCTGCTCTGATCACATAGTAGATGCAGAGTAAATGGTATTTGAATGTTTGGATGGATGAACAAATAGGGACTGGGTGGAATGGAATTATTgtagataaaaagaaaatgttctcctcccttgggcactgacaggaggatggGCAGCTTTTGGCTTCTACGGATGCCAAAAGGCAGAATGAAGCACAGTAGGCTTGAGACAGACTTTACATGTGGTCAGACTTTGATCATTAAACAAAACCTGCCAAGAGCCCTCCACAAATTCTAGCCTTTCTGACATTGTCCAGGGTGGGTTTTTCCATAAAGTAATGGCAGCAAGAGGCCACTCCCTTTTCTTGTCCCCTCTGGGTAGGGCCCCTTATTCCTCAGATCTCTCTCCTGAGTCTTTTCTCACACTTTGTCTTCATGGTTTGACCAGCCCTTTCCCCCTTACCTCTTTTTTCCAGATCGTTCGCAAAGTTGTCCGGCAGATAGACTCGTCTGGTGCTGATGACACCCAGGAGCACCAGGAGGTGATTGTTGAGGGGCCCCTGGAGGACCCTAGTGAGCTGGAAGCCGATATTGAGTACTTTATAAAGCATGCCAAGGTACTGAGGGGGCTTTGGGCTCCCTCACTCTTCGGAGCAGCCCCAGGGAATTCCTCTGATGCCTGCCTCTCGGCCACAGCCTAGTCTGCACCGTCTGTCCCTCCAGTCACCTTCTTCCTGATGGTGTTCCACCAGCTCCATACTGTCCCTTTTCCTTCCTTagcttttgttttcctttttcatctGTCTGTGTGATCTGTCTTGCTTTCTGTCTCTGCTGCTGTCTCCAGGTGGAGCTGAGAGGGAGTGGCCTGCACCCGGACCTTATAGAGGGCAGAAAGGGGGCTCAGATAGTGAAGCGGGCCAGCCTGAAAAGGGGCAAACAGTGATCTCCAGTCTCTCCTCGGAGTAGCCTCTTGGGAGGTAACAGAAGCCTTCTCGTCCTTTCTGCATGGCCTGGCCCTCAGTGGAGTTGCTACTCATTTTTTGCCTGCATCCCTTTCTCCTAGGGTACTCACTCTACCCAGCCTCTCTCGAGGTCCAACCTAGTGACTGtgtctctgagtctcagtttcctcttcaaggaaacAGAGGCACCTATTTCTCAGGAAGTGTACAAATGCGGTTTttagaatttggttttggttttggtggtgctggaaatcaaacccagggcctcctgcatggtaggcaagtgctctaccactgagctacacccctaaccCCTATACAGTTTCAAAAGGACTCTTTCATGAGTGAAAAGCACTCTGTCCATCTAAGGTAGTCACACTATCTTAGAAACCAAGCAATGGGCTCCAGGGGTTGGTGGCAAGGACAGTGGAGAGTGCAGGAAAAACACTCTGGGCGGTGATATTTCAACACACTTTCCCCAAAAGAGCCCCAAGGCTTGGAGATGGGATGTCTCTAGGACCTGGAACCTAACTGAAGTTCTTTCAGGACCCGGGCTTCAGTTCTCCTTGATGTTTCATGAACCAAGCTGCTCCCTTGCTTTCTAGGAAGGGGCTGAAGTTAACAGACCCAAGGGGTGGACGGTGTTCTCCCTGGAAAGTCAGGAGGGTCATGGGGTTGGGAGAAGGGTGCTGGTGCATGGTGAGTGTGAGCATGGGGCAATGGCGCTAAGGAGGGGTGTGTGCTGTGCTGTGCAGGGAGGGTCTCCAGTGGGCCTGTGCAGTGCTGGGGGCTTCAGCGGCCAGCTCTGATGATCTGCCCTCCCTGAGGGATCCTGTACTGAGCTGCCCCGAGGCCCTTCATTGTGCCCAGCTCGGGGCAGCTCAGTACAGGATGCATCGGGGTGGGAGTCGGCCGGGAGCGAGGAAGCATTGAGGCCCCAGCACAGCACTAACTGGGTTGTTGCCATCCAAATCCCCAACGCCTGGCTCTGGGGCCAAGTAGCAAGCAGGCGCTGGCTTTCTGCATTCTGCAAAAAGCGGGGCCCTCTGCGTCCTGAGCCACCAGAAATGCTGACTTGGGGCTTCCTGACATATCTCAGCACTTGGGCAAAAAAGAGGACTGGCGGATCCAGTGAGAGGATAAAATTAGATCTGACTCCTCAGCAGCTTAAGGAGGTCACAGCATTAACCCCAGCACTGCTGGGGGGTGCTGGGGGGGTCCCACCCACTCCTGGCTTCGAAGGCTGAGGTTAGCTGAGATTCAGACTTGGAACTAATCCAAAGgtgcacaaattttttaaaaggagagtGAAGGGGAAAAGTACACTCTTCTGCCTTATTTTTCTTATAGTAGCTGCAGTAATGACTTTGAATTTGAGCTTCTGTTTGGCTCAGATTTTACCAATGTTCCTAAACAGGAGGCAAGCAACCCAGAAAGAGGGCTAGGGGGATGGAGGGAATCtagtattattttttattgtttaatttgcCACAGATGATCTGCAAAGAGGTTGAACCCACTAACTACCAACACCCAACACCGTCACAGGTGATTAAGGATCAGACCACATGTGCATGGGTGTCAGGAACATGGAACGGCCTGACTCCAGGACGGTGCTGGGCCTTCTTCCAATAAAAGGCAAAGGGGATACCTGGGATAAGGGGTGACAGTGATAAGGGAGGGAGCTTGGAGGCAGGCTCCTGGCTGTGTCTCAAAGGGCCTAAGGAGCAACATAAAATACTGAACCCTTCTAATGAGAGCAAAGGCTGCAGAGAAGATAGTGAAGGGGCTGCAGGCACTCTAATTCTTAACATTTACTACCACCCACTCACAAGGATGTACAGGAGATCCTCCTTGTTCATTTTCAAATTCCCCTACTTGCTAAAATTCACTTGTAACCCAAATCCAGTTCTCACTGTACTTCTGTGGTCATTCACAGGAAGGCACAGAAGGGAGAAAAGTTTGAGATGCCTGACAATGCATATTCCCAGATGAGGCTGAGCAAGGAGAATTCTGCCTTATTTCAGCTCTCACGGTTCAAACAAGCATCCTTTTATTGGTCTATTTGGTGCCATGTTTTGTGCATTTCTGTGGGTTTTTTTGGTGACTTTCCTGTTTAAAATATTCTTCCAGGGCAGTGCTAAAAGGCTTTCTAGTGTTTGTAAATGCAAAGAGGCTGTGATGTGCCTTCCAGAGAGAATACATTTTAGAGAAGCTTCAGGAGccggtgcagtggcacatacctataatcccagggacctgggaagctgaggcagaaagatcacaaggtgaaggcctgcctgggcaacttagcaagaccctatctatctcaaaataaaaaataaaaaagggatgaggatatagctcagtggtagagctcccctgggttgaatcccctgTACCAGAAGGAGAGTAAGAAGCTTCGTGAAGAAACCAGTTATAGTGCCATTGATGGTGAGGTCAATGTGAATGCATTAgccatatatattaaataaggtGTCTTTGAACAGATCCCACATAAAATAGGGTTATATGTTTATTGGTCAATGAAAATGTGACCAGAGGCTCACAGGAACCTAGCCTTGTATTTCCCTTAAAGAACGGTGGTTCAGCATTCACTAATTCAGTGATTACAAACACTTTGTAGAATATGACTACATGTGAATAGTGAATAGTGAATCAGCTCTGTTTGTTTCAG includes:
- the Ank1 gene encoding ankyrin-1 isoform X4, with translation MWTFITQLLVTLVLLGFFLVSCQNVMHIVKGSLCFVLKHIHQELDKELGESEGLSDDEETISTRVVRRRVLLQGNELQNIPGEQVTEEQFTDEQGNIVTKKIVRKVVRQIDSSGADDTQEHQEVELRGSGLHPDLIEGRKGAQIVKRASLKRGKQ